In the Primulina tabacum isolate GXHZ01 chromosome 7, ASM2559414v2, whole genome shotgun sequence genome, ACAAATGGATATGAATTTTTAGTTCAACATGGTTTTGCCAATGTAATGTTCTAAATGCATGCAGGTTTGTTCTACCTGGCGAGCCATATCTCGTTCCGAACTTCTATGGCAGAATCTAACACGCGGTGTTTGGAACATCACCCATCTTATCCGGAACACTTGGCGAGAAGAATACATATATCGCCACCAGACAGCCTGTAACTTCCGCTCACGCAGAAATATATACGCCACCCTTCATTTTGTCCCGACAGATAACAACAACAATGATGATGACGGTCTCTCATGCCGCCGCTTGGCTCTTTCTGATCATCACCTTGCTGCTGGATTCGCTGATGGTGCAGTTCACCTATTCCACCTTCCAACCAGGCTCCGCCTCTCTACTTTGTATCCTCAGCATCGTGGTCGGCTTGGTCGTTTTTCTAGTGCTGTTTCGGGTATCATTTTATCCGACATTCGCCTTGTCTTTGCTACTCTAGATGGTGACATTCATATGGCTGTCATCAACGGAGTGAATCCTCTACGAAGAGCATATTTGGGTGATGTTGTGAATGACGGGGCTCTAGTCGACTTTACGGGCTGTAACCGATGGTGGGTTGGCCTCTATGCAGGTGTTTAGTAGTTCAAGATTTGTGGCTTTAATGTTTTACTTGAGAACCGATCAGGCTGCCTTGTGAAGTTCCATGTTTCATGTACTTTTTTCATTGTTCGTTCGTTTTCCAGGTGTTCCTGGTCGTGCATTTCACGTCTGGAATAGTGAGACGGAAGAGCTTGTTTTTGTTGGAGGAGTCCTAACTGATCCGGAAGCCGTAATGGGGTGGCATCTACTAACTGAAGTAACTGATCTTATATGCCGAATTAGGGTAACAAGCCATCATTTGGCTGTGGCCTGCACGAGCCTAAGGCTAGTAGCATTTGATCTCGAAAACCAAGGGTTGGTGCTACATGACGAAGAATACCGAAGGGGTATCATTGTTGGCTCATTTGACTGCAACGACAACTCAGCTATGATAACTGATAGACGGGGAGCAACTAGAGTACTCCATGTGCCGGATATGAACATGGCATGTCGGTTAAGGGGTGTGTCACAGAGGGAGATCTTGGGTTGCATAAATGGCGGATATGGGCTAACTTGTGCAGGTGGAATCATTAGGGTTTGGGAAATAGAACATGGACATTTCCTGTACAGATTAAGGGAAGGAATAGGGGTATGCTATGCCCTTATTGCAGATGAAAGATATGTGGCTGCTTGTTCTTCCGATGCCACTATTCATGTTTGGGATTTTGGGGCTCAATAATTGCGATTTTTATCAAGAAAATTCATCTGGCGAAATTATTGGGGTTttggttattattattattattattttagttCATGGTTGTTATGTTTGCAGCTCTAAGAGAAGTTTCTTGATACTTCAGGGCTTGCGCATAAGTCATTTTCACGACTgtaaaattatttgaatttgattggTTGGATGgggggtaaaaaaaaaaaatttgaagtttCATCTAATTTCATGAGAATTGATCTTCACTCTATCAGATGAACTAAAAGATTCACACCACCGCCTACAGCTTTTCTTGAATAAATTTAGATATGATTTTATACTCTTgtgatgatttatttttatacataAAGACACGACTCTCGAGCACCACTATTGCAGCGTCCATCTATTGGATATACAATTTTATCAAATACAATTAGTTGATATCATCGTAACAGTGCTCATATAAAATGCCCACACTGGATTgtccaagatattatatatgtgtgtgtatcgAATGAATATCATCATTTCTTTTTTGCATGCGTTCATGTTAGTTTCTGCCTCAAATGACATGCAtatcatcatttttttttctaaccAGGTTACCCTATCACACTTAATTGTCGGCATGGCAAAAAGAACATATTTTAAGCTATTGTCTATGCCTGTAGTGGCAgacatttaaattttgaaaggtAGAATTTTTTCCATGATCCCCCCACTAAAAAATGAATATTAGTTTTTACCTAAAAACTTTTACCTTAAAACATTATTATGAACATTATTTTTCACCTAAAAAATGAAATTGTACaatatatttttgttaatttGATTGCAATGAATCAGAGCTCTTGACCCGCAATATATAGAGATAGTTGATGGGAAAAACCAGGACAAGCTCCCCAAAAGAGACCTGTCGGGAATCACCTTGGTCCAACCAAGAAATGCTTTCTCATTTTATCTCTTATTTGAACTTTAAACATAGTAAGTAGTAACTAATGATCGGTTTAATTTCATAAATCTATACGAATTTCGAAGAAaagtttgattaaaaaaaaacctaaatGGGCTAGCTTTGTTTATGATTCTTGACTAAAAGTTATGCAATATCATGTGTAGcaagattttaagaaattaaaattgTGAGTTATATCTCCTAATTGTGTCTTTTTCCCCAAATTATTTTCCCAATTTAATGTTTTGCGTCACTGCTTACGTGTGCAGTAATAATAGATGGACCATGTAGCACGACTGAGGATTGATGATCCACAAATTACTTTgatttctttttccttttctttgttTGGGCAGCTAAATTTAGTATGTACATTTTCATCAAGCGAGATTCTCATTCAAGAATCTTCACTAGTTAATACCAAATATTAACTCCAAAAAGTTTCATAAATCTCTTGCTCGATTTCTATTTTTGTGATAAATTTCAGATGCAGTGACTGATGCTCGACCATTGATCGAGTTCTTCTACAATCTTCGACTCTTTTGATTGAAATTTCGATCCAGATATTtgtttgatttttattatttcaataTAGATTGTAGCAGCCAGTTttgactctttttttttttttttcctatcTATTTAATGCGCAAACTTTCcactcatgaaaaatatgtatatatttgtGTAAACTTTCATTCGAAAAATTAACACAATCTCAATTCTCAAGTGACCGGCGTAGTCGACTACACATGGCTGCCGCTGCAAATGGTGAATGCCTTGGATGGGCCGCCAGAGATCCCTCCGGATTCCTATCTCCTTACGAATTCAACCGCAGGTACTTCTCTCGTTCtgtattaaattaaatttgctGTTCTTTTTTTGCTTTTGCAATTTGGGTGGCGACTGTTCTTAGCCATCGATTTGTTCCATCGCTGTATCTATTCAGGTTTTTGTGCTTTTGAAGGGCCCAGAAAAGAATTAACCACCCCACCACTTCGATAAATTTGCCATCGatttattttcagatttcttgaTTTTATATATGTCGCGCAATTCCAACATATGACCGTCGAGCTCAAATTTTATCGAGGAGAGGTGAATTCAAACAcagataaatatattaaaactcTGCGCTTTTCTGACAAAATAATTTGGACCCCTTAATGTTCGAACTTGATTTATGTTTGATAATTTGACATTCGAACTCGATCAGGTCTGTTGGAAGTGATGATGTTTCGATAAGCATAATATACTGTGGAATATGTTATGCTGATGTTATCTGGCCCAGAAACAAACTTGGGACTTCAAAGTATCCTTTAGTTCCTGGGTATGTATATTCATTTTAATGCTCATCAAATTAGCCAACACTCTAATTCTAACCACAGAATGAACAATTCTTAGCCATTTGCAATAACTGTGTTTAATTTCATAGGCACGAAATCTCCGGTGTCGTACGAGAGATTGGTACCAATGTTCAACGCTTTAAAGTAGGCGACCATGTTGGAGTTGGAACATATGTTAATTCTTGCAGAGAGTGCGAGTATTGTGATGATTACCTAGAAAACTATTGCTCAAAGGGGTCAGTCTACACTTTTGATGGGGTGGATTCCGATGGTACCATAACCAAAGGGGGATATTCTAGCTATATCGTGGTTCACGAAAGGTGGTTGTTAACTTGTTTTTCCTTGAAGAGTGTAAACATGCCAACAGGAAAACTAGATCTTAACTTGGTTTGTTTTGTTCTTTTTCTAGGTATTGCTTCAATATACCTGAAAAATACCCGCTAGAATTAGCAGCACCATTACTCTGTGCTGGAATAACGGTTTACAGCCCCATGATGAGGCATAACATGAATCAACCAGGCAAATCTTTGGGGGTTGTAGGGCTAGGTGGACTTGGCCACCTGGCCGTGAAGTTTGGTAAGGCATTTGGATTAAAAGTAACGGTATTTAGTACGAGTATTTCcaagaaagaagagtctttgaATGTTCTTGGAGcggatgattttgttatttctTCTGATGAAAAGGCAATGGCGGTAAGACTTACTACATTACCCCTTTGAAGCAATCTATTGGACTAATTATATtataagccatgaaaatttgaaacGGAGATGTTTATTGAAAGTGAAAGTCTAGTTTTGAAATTCTGATGATGGAGATTGGTGCAGGCTTGGACTAAGTCATTGGACTTCATTATAAACACAGCGTCTGGGGATATCTCGTTCGATTCTTATCTGCAATTGTTGAAGACGACTGGTATACTTGTGTTGGTGGGATTTCCAAGTGAAGTGAAATTCAGTCCTGTAAACCTCTCTCCAGGTACAAATTGATGCATAAATATGACTATTTCAGGAGACAATTATGATCACACTTAGCCCGTTGCTATATATCAGAATCTTATATCgatttaaaacaaattatatattgtaGTTGCGAGGAGCGTTTCGGGAAGTATAACAGGTGGAACCAAGGAAATACAAGAAATGTTGAATTTCTGTGCTACACACAAAATTTACCCCGACATTGAATTGATACCGATTCAATACGTGAACGAGGCCTTGGAGAGGCTGATTAAGAAAGATGTGAAGTATCGGTTTGTGATCGACGTTGCTAATTCGCTCAAGTAAAATGGAGGAGGGTTTGTCTGTTGGTGTTTTGTGTTATACATAGAGGAATAAGCATGTGTTCAACATGATCAAAGTAGAATGAATATTATGGGTATTAGAACACACTCATTTGCAGCATCTTTTGTCTTAATGAGTGGATATTCATACTTGGTGTTCATctatatttttcatggaaaaaAAATGGCTTGAGTTGCTTGTTGTGTAGTTGTAAGAATTAGTTCTGCCATAtctgaaaagaaataaaaatgtgttttttttttaatgacgaGGGAACTCGCAGCCATTGGTCTTTTGTTTGCCATTGATAACTTCTTGGGTTAACGAAGTAGTCTACAAACAGCCAGATAAAGCGAATTGGGAAAACCCTGTGTGACAGGATCACTCAAGAAATGTTAATAGGAGTAATCGAACTATGACTATTAGTCAAGTACTCAACTACTTCACTAACTCGGACTCCCTAATCGAATATATGTCCATTGTTTAAGTAATCTCCACTAACTCGGACATTTTTAGGGACAATAGaaatgtgtgttttttttttgacgATGATGGAACTCACATGCACTACCTTTTGGTGTGTATTAGGTAAACCTTATGGTAACGTAATAGCATGCAAACCACGTTAGTCAGTTAAATTTTACTGGAAAAACCATGTGCGAAAACATTATCTGAGAAAGTGTTGGTATGAGCAATTGAACTCGTGAACATTTGTCAAATAttcacctacaataaaaatatgtttttttttatgatgatgAAACCTGCAACCACTAACCTGtaataaaaatgtgtttttttATGATGATGAAATCTGCAACCACTAACCTTATGTATACACTGAGTAAGTTACATGATTAAtgcaataaaaatatcatgttagTCAATTAAATTGTACTAGGTAAATCTTTTGCGACAACCTCATCCAAAATAAtattgacaaaaatttgtgtgaaatgGTCAcaagggtcgtattttgtgagacagatatcttatttgagtcatctatgaaaagtattactttttatgctaagaatattactttttattgtgaatatcggtagagttgacccgtctcacagataaagatttgtgggaccgtctcacaagaaatctACTCAATAATATTAGTAGATAAAATCGAACTTTTAACCATGTCTACTTACTCTATTCACTCGAAACTCCCATCTAATCAATAAAAATGTGTTTTATTTTGcgtcatgttttttttttttgggttacgTTGCTCATCTATTTATTAAACTAGAAATAATgtacgtgcgttgcacgtgGGAACGTAattagaatttgaaataaaattagttaACTCAACAAAAAATAATGACAATTCGTGTTAATTAGTATATGTaactaatttgaaaaaaaacatatttttttaattttaaaaaaaagatttggctactaaaatttttctcatatctTTTTTATCacattgttttcttttgttacttgttatattatctcaataatgcatatattttattacaatATTCAATTATTACAATCTTTTTTGACAGTCAattatatgcaattttttatttacaatgttgtttgattattatCTTTCATGTAAATTGACAACAATTTCCACTGAATGCTTTTACTTTCCTAGTCACCTTTAATTTATTAGACACTTATAATTGATAACATATAAACTACACATTATTATTAGGGTGAGCAAAATTTGGTTAGACTGAATTAACCGACCGAACCAAGTTAATTCAgaaattcggttcggttatttttggaaattcgattttaaatttaaaaaaattcggttatatcggttaattcgacTCGGTTacgattttcaaaattttgaaatcagctaaccgaattaaccgatataataaatactattatttaataattttttattatttatcaattttaatatatttttaatttttaattttaaaatcagacTTAATTCTAAAGAAAAATTTGTGATGtatgtgattttatgtttttatgcatttgtGTAGACTTTAGtgttcaaaaaaattatatatataattaaagttaaatcacattttttaaaaaaactaatcgGTTAATTCGGACACCAACCTAATTAACCGattttaattcggttcggttttaATCGGTTATGAAAAATAATTCGGTTGGTTCGGTTATTGCTAAATATTTGTTCGGAACGATTGTGACTAATTTAGTTCGGTCACCGATCGAATGCTCACCCATATTAGTATAACAATCTATCATCACATAAAAAGTACTGATGGATTgattcaaaaaaatattgattaaatgttgtcatttatttgtaatttataataataatatttttgacaataaATCATCTTTTTACTGACTCTTATGACACtgattttaatatttcatattaaCTCATAAGTATAATTAGCACAATCAAATTACTATTGTCATATTGGTATTAtctcaagaaaaataatatatttaatttttctaattgtTTAAATATCTTAACGGGATCATTTGTGTACCCTTATCTTGAGAAAAATTCATTGCATTTATAAAGTTTGAACGGTAAATATAACTTTATAGTATACATTTAATTTGGAAACTGAATTCATTGTATGACAAACACTTCTTCCAATTCTATTTTTTTGTGTAACCCAAAAGAGTTTGTAGgatcgagcgcttgccgctttaccaaaagctgaagctagtagtaatggtgtaactcaaatcttttaaaccgcacagcaactcaagcaccacggttcgatcgctccaccaagcagggacaattattgcacccaacaatctccctcccaataattgcactccttgcaatcaatgagaattgaacacgtgaccttggctctgataccaattatagGACCGaacgcttgccgctttaccaaaagctatagctagtggtaatggtacaacttaaatattttaaaccgcacagcaactCAAGCATTACGATTCGAACCCTCCACCAAGCagtgacaattattgcacccaacagagttaatattttttctcttttatcttcTCCAACTCACTGTAAAaagttattaaaaaatatttatatctagaaaaatatttttttttcgtgtctatatattttgttatatgtAAACATATATTCTACTTCATTGTCTTAATTGTCATATATCTTTACTATATAATTTGTGTACATTGAAGATGAATAAGTTCATTttgtagttttttttattaCCTAGACTTAGGTTGATATATTAATATGTAATATACATagatataagaattttcaaattcaatttattCACAATGATTTTTCATAACTAAGGccaactcaaaataataaaaattaggaatcataattattttaattatgatataaaaataatatgtggaAACTTTTTTTGACATTTTAATTGCAAAATATAGTGATAAATGCATGTATGTGCACTATTTCATTGTGACAATTAtaactttatttaaatatcttatttctctttcaaggatcaaaatttgtttatttcttattttgattatcgacaaatccaatatttcattaaatttttttgttaataataTTTACATGAGTTTTATTGAATATTTATCCAATAAGAAAGGgataaattataattcaatatataataatatttgaaaactgCAGAATGcttctaaatttaaaaatcgagTAACATGTAAGGGATCAATTCAAAACTAAAAGTTGATGCAACATGTTTCTTCTAGCTTTACAATAGAATAATGTAGAATCGATCGTTtttcgctttaccaaaagctataactgATGGTAACTATGCAAgtcaaatatttaaatcataaaacaacTCAAGCGCCTACCCATCGTGGACAATTATTATACCAGACAATCTATCTCCTAATCATTGCACCAATTTCAATCAATGAAAATCAAAGTCGCgatcttggctctgataccaattgtaggctCGATAGTTTACTGTTTTATCAAAACCTATAGATTATGGTAACAgtgcaaatcaaatattttaaatagtacAACAGCTCAAGCGCAACATTTCAATCACTCTACCCAACTTGATtaattattgtacccaacaaATAAGTTTATGCAAATAACATTTTACTAtatcatatgaatttataagacaTTTGAATAGAATATATACTTGCCATTTTACGTAAATagtagagaaaaaaaattatttttcatctatttgaaaatttatattttaaaatatgatgaaattaaatttg is a window encoding:
- the LOC142551008 gene encoding transcriptional regulator STERILE APETALA, with the translated sequence MSTSSSSSSDEEVEVGGGGGGGGGGEFEAGPSSSRSRRRFSNGIWPEPFIEALAFEVATDASRTAGRLAAAHAFSNIFQVCSTWRAISRSELLWQNLTRGVWNITHLIRNTWREEYIYRHQTACNFRSRRNIYATLHFVPTDNNNNDDDGLSCRRLALSDHHLAAGFADGAVHLFHLPTRLRLSTLYPQHRGRLGRFSSAVSGIILSDIRLVFATLDGDIHMAVINGVNPLRRAYLGDVVNDGALVDFTGCNRWWVGLYAGVPGRAFHVWNSETEELVFVGGVLTDPEAVMGWHLLTEVTDLICRIRVTSHHLAVACTSLRLVAFDLENQGLVLHDEEYRRGIIVGSFDCNDNSAMITDRRGATRVLHVPDMNMACRLRGVSQREILGCINGGYGLTCAGGIIRVWEIEHGHFLYRLREGIGVCYALIADERYVAACSSDATIHVWDFGAQ
- the LOC142552021 gene encoding putative cinnamyl alcohol dehydrogenase 1, which translates into the protein MAAAANGECLGWAARDPSGFLSPYEFNRRSVGSDDVSISIIYCGICYADVIWPRNKLGTSKYPLVPGHEISGVVREIGTNVQRFKVGDHVGVGTYVNSCRECEYCDDYLENYCSKGSVYTFDGVDSDGTITKGGYSSYIVVHERYCFNIPEKYPLELAAPLLCAGITVYSPMMRHNMNQPGKSLGVVGLGGLGHLAVKFGKAFGLKVTVFSTSISKKEESLNVLGADDFVISSDEKAMAAWTKSLDFIINTASGDISFDSYLQLLKTTGILVLVGFPSEVKFSPVNLSPVARSVSGSITGGTKEIQEMLNFCATHKIYPDIELIPIQYVNEALERLIKKDVKYRFVIDVANSLK